From the Papaver somniferum cultivar HN1 chromosome 2, ASM357369v1, whole genome shotgun sequence genome, the window tggctcaaaagctaagtaactatgttacaaagctcagaatttggtttttaaagggtttggatttttgggaaaaatttggttttggtgggagacatttttttttttttttttggcaagtttggttttaatgggtattttagaaaaaatttggttgtcaaaatgggagcaagtaaaatttggtttttgaatgggagaaaagttttggtttttgaaattaggagcaaaatttttggtgtttttttttttttttttttttaaaaaagaaaataaaattaagaaaataaaatttggtttttttgaaatgggagcaatcccactgtgcaagcctctaatgaaatggaaggaaggctgcggtccacaatcggttatcagctgggtttaaacccagagtccaaaatacaagtccaatggaaaaaatttaaacaagcccacacagaataaatacaagcccacaaattaaacaaacaagcccaaaaataaattattacaaacccaacagaaaataaaaagcccaaaaaattgggttaattattacaagcccacaattaaaaatttggaagcccacaggttgggttctctcaatggaatgggtttaggcttacctttttagcacagcccagctgctctgatattgttgcaaaaacccagttgggttttggttcttttccttggtggcgtcccagcagaggaaaaacaggttcagaatcagcaggtccaacagcaaatgaaatgaagcagatgcaaatgctatgaaatgaaatacaaaatagctaagaaaaacacacagacaaaacacagcaccaatccccggcagcggcgccaaaaacttggcaggtccggaagagtgtataaaaatgagcgcaatgaaaacgggcctacagtaataccgcaagtgcacggtcgtcggttgtagctcgtgcaagtacgggtcgatccacagagatcgggtgtgttttggagtgttctagctaattgggttctaagttgctattgggctatgaagcctttttggcttcaattgggctttgagtgctaatgggtttgttctcaataaaaggaactgagcttgggctcagtttggtctttgaagtgcaaattgggctttggccttacaatgagttcaggtttttgggttaagcccacaattaattgaattgggctttagctctaacctatcaatacactaggctttggcctcaatgaaattgggctttggttactgaggactgggcctttgggctttggactcagttgttgaactaggcctttgcttggctgcaggagtagcAAGAACTGGACTTGGTTTGGCAGGTGCAAGTAGTAGCTTGCttgacagcaacagacaaggcagcagcagttgcagaggcagctgcagtgtagcagaaaaattggcttggctgcaggagaagaaggggcagcagcagcactttggcagagcagcaggcaaagaagtggcaaaacagcacaaggccaagaagagggaaaaacagtgcagcagcacaagtgctgcagcagcagttgcagcaatagaagaaatgcagcagggaaagcaagtaagcagtgaaaatgcaaaacagaaatgcaggtaaaccaaacaagtggaaggaaacaagactaacagttgaagatggatttatggatgacagggaaggttgattatggaactaggggttgaattcactctaacttttactgtgtattctcctataggaagttaaacacaactatggtactatttccaaagcactaattgtctttctacagcacaactagtcaagggattatgaattcagcttgagttgcagcttctcaacagctcatgaacctaactacaaagtatacttggcatacattgtgaaagtgaggtgatgatgaactaagttcaagtttttcctaaacctgcttaaccttctaaagcaatgtgatcagtgtactacacaataagacattagagattcatcaagtccctagcatgatagtttagaacatgacaaacagcataacagtgagtaacagtgagtaacaaggcaaactaacattgagcataacagtgattaacagtgagtaaactaacataacattgcaaactaacataacaacaaatgcaattaagagtgaaaatgcaactaacaggggcaatgaaagttaacaggagcatcaaaaactaacagtgcaatttaacattggaattaacctaacccaaattgggtggaaacttggctagtccaagaacaagttttacatctcatacatcagttctatttatacctaaattagcaaattagggtttacacccattttccccaaatatcttcactcaacagtacaattagggtttcgagaaataatgaaattaactcaccctctgatgcaattagactcgacccatgctttgggtatgtcccctctgctcttctccttctcctattgtcccctaatttctagctattttactcaccccaaaacctagggtttcagaggttgtgagatgaagaaaatagctaggctagggtgttggggatggtagtggcagtgatggaactggtggtggtggcagaactgtggaggtgatggtggtgtaagcgacagcggcatggcagagaggggaggtgcagttgcagttgcagagctactgtcgggtggaggagaagaaagaaagaggagaagaatgggtcgggtcagggtataggtataggctgctactgtgtgaggcgggatatcaaatttagatgttggcgaatctgagatgttggatcattggatctgagtggaatcgaacggatagatggaaggatgtgtgaagcgaccgtcggattctgaggtgcaacgaagttaacggcaccagatggagttaggtactgtagtgtaaggcggaatcatcgggagttgatgcacaggcataggagcgaccgtcggattcaactaccatctaatctgaaggcttggaatttcagcgctgtggtgctcggcagaaacatcagatttagatgctctatgaaggagcgaccgtcggatgctcccgagaactgatctgatggctgagaacggaggcgcttttgtgtgtagaaaatgaggttgtgcgcaccattcttcgcggcttccttgcgtaatttctcccggcttttcactacttttctgctcttttcgctccacgactcatccgaactttatttactacctaaaaatgcaaaattaattaataaaaatatttattcttgaaaacaatgaaaatacagaatatgggataatatgtagaattaatgcacaaaagatgagttaaaatgccaacaaaaagggataaatatatacaatatttggcactcatcatatactttttattaagattgagtctgactgtctagttgattctcttaagagtatattggagttggtccatacagattgctaagcgaaatattgggtgaggttgttagacccccactttttcatcttcaacaaGCGACTTGAATTCTTCATACTTTAAGTTCTTATATGGTTCTGCGTGTGTTTGTTCagcacctttgttgttgaagatccgtagcggtaacaacttatgagaatactctgAAAGAGATTTAATATAATGAACTTAAATCTATCAAACCCAGGGTTTATGATCAATAATTCTTGAATGGCATTATATAAAAAGAGAAgtaccttagaatagacaagaattATTGAATTAACCTAGTTACAAGTTGCGTAACTATCAAGAAGATTATTACCAACTcgtgctttgtgatccccaagaCAAAGTCTTATTGTCTTACTCTTTTTCACAAGAATAAAAgtagtggaaaacaaccttatgaagcttacaccaattttccaagagATGATTTGTACAACTTACataaaccctttatttatagtgaacagtTACTTGAAACCTAAGCAAGTTCGTGAgctgttttcctttttcaagactctccttattttgagagtctttcctaagttaaaacgcTTGCATAAATAAATAACTATTTTAGCATAAATTgtattttttgtaaaataaattacaatttaacttaggaaggagttTAAAACATCACACACACTTGAATATGGCAATTAGTTGTGTGTGGAAGAATagtcatcttgcctagataaggaaacatcaaaaacttgaccaaaaTAGGCATCTAGTCATGTTTTCACGCTCAAGTccatgaaccgttacaaacagtttgTGGGGTGTTCCCTATTCACGAACTGCAACAGTAACATCAATATTTATATGTgctactttaataaatcactcataacttcttcgttataactcggaatcgaGTGATTCTTGTCTAGTTGAATTCGTATGCTCATGCTATACAACATAGGAACCTTTTAGGGACAAAGGTTATTATCACTAAAGTCATCGCTCAAATATCCTCGAGTCCACTCATAAATGCATGTTTattgtcataggaattgttccataaagtgagcacttgtttcgataaattagaaaggtagaattcaAAAAGAGTCCAAATGAAATGAGCCACCccatatctttgttgatgaagtcctcattgatgtcttcgtttgatcttcaatctttgagggttattcagtgatgtctgatactcaactacacacatctaatcctagtccgagacttgactttcatagaaaagaaatcaagatatacttttgatcatctaatattgacaacaagcttgagatatcaaaacttgtgggttcaaccaagaactgctctaacaatctttcctttgtcaaatttagtgataaaactgttcaatacatatggatttaaaataaaatgatctttcagctcaaaatccactatgcttgatttacttggttcttcaacaagCGACTTGAgttcttcgtacttcaagttcttatATGGTTATGCATGTGTTTGTTCagcacctttgttgttgaagatccgtagcggtAACAACTTTTGAGAATACTCTGAAAGAGCTTTAATAAAATGAGAAATCACACTccatacagaaacatagtattgttaccttcTCCAATTCAATTGCACCACATgaagcaatactatggtgatatgttctcccccttagtcatacTTACATATTTTGAAAAATAGGCAAAACCCGTAGATCATAGTCCACTCTCCTTTACATAATGCTCCGAAAGCCATATGTagtagtaagatactacttaataattctcctcttttttttcgaaaaaattggcaaaggcgaaAAACGGGAATCAtaatgaattaaacaaaagagtATTAAGACTAGAAATATATACCATCTTTTAGTTTAGACGATTTCACCAAGAAAACTCGTTGTttcatcaaggagatatatagGTACAAGCATCTCCTATAGGTCCACATcctctctccccacaaagatatgacaattaagcacaagttcaaaagaactctcccccatttggtgTAGTTCCCAAAGAGAACAACACGGTAGCCTTTacaagtaaatgatttttatggacattaacaaatttacaAGAAAATTTATATCCATCATCATCAAAAGTTTACCCTTCTTAGTCTATTAAAAACTAAGAGTTACGCGCTAGCTTATCTTTGGAGGAAAAATCCTCATGAGATGGTGTTCTAATCACAataatatgataacaaagaaCAAAAAACAATTTATCAAGGAAGCCAAGCAATACACAAGAATAATCATGAGGATCAAGTATAGCTTATAATCAAAGTTGAGCTTGTGAAttgtttttcatgtttaagaattaGTTTGACACTATGCAAGATCAACTTCTCAATATAGATTGATCATGTACGCATGAGAGAAGTTTTCCTTGACTTACAAAGAAGAATGTGCACCCCGCGTATTTATTGATATAACCCCTATGCAACAAATGGTTATCTCAAGAACATTGGTTAAATTGTCCGCGAACTATCAAGCAATCATGGAGTTGAATAACTCTCAAAGAATAAACCAGCTCGTGAACAATCCAAAATTTTTATGATTAAATTTTCATCTCGAAGTTTCGGGAACTTTTCATATCTATATGTTCGTGAACATTCAAAACTAGTTTGTGTACTTGAGGATTTAAAAGTATCAGGAAGTTCTCAAAATCAACCAATTTGCGAACTGGCCAAATCAGTTCGTGTATGTGAGTTAAGAAGAAATTAAGTTAATCAAGTATATTATCAATAAGCTCAAAGTTCATGTACTGATCATATCAGTTTTCAAACATAAATATAATTTGACGCATCTTATGAACTTTTCACGCAGTTAAAATAAGTTGAACAATAGATTGTTCTCAACCTATCATGCGATAAGTTCTTGTAGAACTTTCGTTTCTTGAAATATAATTCGAGATTTCTCAAGTACTATTTCGAACTcacaatttcttctttgtaattttCATCATAATACTGAAGTTATACGATATTGTCTCGGTAGATAGAATGGTCGAAagtatgagtaaataggatagtcatAAAACtttgaaaacaagaagaaaaattagtAAGTAAGTTAGATGACCGCGTTGTGTGTGGGCCGAACGAAGATTCATAAATTCCATATGCGGGTACAATAGCAAGGGTACCGTTTCATACgaggaaaaaaaaagttaaaccGATTTTGATCGTCAGATCACTAAAACGGTACCCATGTTATTCCCGATACCGGCTTTTAGCAATCAAGATCAGAGAGACGTGTTAATTTCAGCATGGTGGCTAGTTCGCTAATTGGAAAACACTATGTAATTGCTAATTGGAAAACACTATGTAATTGCTCCGTGAGTCCATAATAACGATATGATATGaacgccaaaaataaataaataaataaataatgtaaTCAATGAGACTGAGTTTGTGTTTTGATTCAAACTAAATTGCAAATAACACAAGGTAGATTACTGGCATGACATAGCAGTGATTATGTACAAAACGAAATGccttatttttgaacttttgaaCAGTATATTTATATATGAACCCAATCTTACCATGGGTTAGGTGTAAGCCATACAGGAGGAGGCAAAAACGACCAGTCATAGCCAGTAGTACAATATGGTAATGCTTCAATACTACGATCTCCCATATTGAACACGCCCGAATCATGGTTCCCATGTATTCCATCGTCGTTAGCTTCAGAGCAGTCATTTGTGAAATATATAGAATTCCCTTGGCATCCTGAAAACTCAGAAGCTAATAAACACAATGACGAATTTGTACCCAAGAACAAcatttgatcacctaaacttttTACCTCAACCCATTTAGGAATTGAGCTAACATCTAATTGGAAAGCATTGAATCCAACTGTTTTATAGGACGCAAATTCGACCAAAGGATCGTGTACAAGGTCAAGATACCTTGTAACTAGCAATAATTCAGCAGATGAAGCAACCAAATATAGCACATCAGCATTAGAAACAGAGAAGGGCAATACCGGTGACATTAGTGTCACTAGCGGAGCAATACCATTAACATCACAAATTGCAAGAGATCCTTTCTTGTTTACGGCGTAGAATAGGCTTTTGTAATAGATAACATGTTCACAGTAAGATCGAGCATCATCTATCATTATGCTCACCATCATCATAAACTTTAACTTtaacaatttttcaagagggaattaatacccgcaaGCGGGaatatccctgtttctagcgccaaattgtgagcacacgaaccacgtgcgtgtgcgaacgctcacaatcaatctttaacatctaaggagattatgatgatggtaccctggtattgattcattggctcaaaaccttcgggtttatcatggcctcctccaaccactccaggcatggcgtttgtgcatgggatataagtattaaggaaaacaaaacacataagcaaacacgtgtggagctaaatgaatgtaaagtgctgaaatgtaaataaaaccaaggtttacgtggttcagcactaaggcctacatccacgggatttgttgttctactatgttcttcacggttacacgaacagttgaatgatttttggggtttacatgtttctctcctctcagggattaacctacctttgctatttctctctctctctctttccttcccttcctgatgtttttcccccccttcctcttggtggagattgggtatttataaggttagaacgtgggtcccatctctgaagaccgttggaaccttatcttcttgtgtccttgcgtccatcgcgcggaggtctgcgtttcccccttgatcccgcaggggcatcctcgctcgttccacaggttggtcgacacgtacactgctcggagtgtttaatgtgggtagttgaggggtctgctcgtgtcagacaagtgtcttctgcccctgtcagtccgtgtcagctaactttctctccaccgttgatcttggcttctcttttggggatgagataaagtaactcctcggggtttatttggtgtttcgtgacccatcatgtttcgatgtttttggcctgcatgctttccacgtgcctctttatatacacgtgtctgatagtgagatatatgtgtacacaattgtcCATGATTCAATTCCCTTCTTGCATAAGGCCAATTCCCATGTTTCATTAAGAATTGCAACCGCTATGTAATTGTCGGTGACCGAAGATAAAATGACTTTGTTGATGAATAAAATTCGCATTTCATTCAAGTTCCGTGTGTATTGACTTCCGTCCGATGAAACTTGGAGAAGATACTCTTTGCCTAGTTTGTGAATGTTGAAATCCAATACACTTGGGGAAGTCGTCAGTGGTGGAAGCTGAAACTGAGTTCTGGAAGAGAAGGATAATTGGGCTATGTTCTACTAAAACAAGCCATCCTTGTGAAGACCCACAACATCGCCTTCGTTGCGCCTCTGGTAATTTCAAACGATGAACTTTGTTTTCTGTTATATAGAAGAAACCACGACGGAGCATTAACCATGGAAGTTGACAAGGTAACTGATGAGGTTTAGGTAATAGAACTGATCGCCACTTTTTACAGACTGCTCGGATTCTGATGTAATCAGCATAGATTGCAACATacataatcatggcaatccttcaGCTTAACTCAATGTTCAAACCAAATAGCATCTGGACAATCTAGTTTCTTACTCCAAAACATTCCGAAAACAGAAACTTCCATAAGAATACCATTTATAGAAATCCAGTACTCCATGGCATCTCTAACTAGATTTTACTACATTTAAAGAAAGACAATCATAATTCACAACTTGAATAATCTTAAAATGGAATTCAGAATTGATGATCTCAGAGATTTACATATGATTACCGTTACAAAATAaacattgttttttctttttctagttaGTGTAACACAACTTTATTCTACTTCAGTTACAAACAAAACTACGTTACACAGTCTCGGTTTTATTCCTAAAATCTTTCACCACAGACAGATTCATTCATACTCTTGATCCAA encodes:
- the LOC113350617 gene encoding F-box protein SKIP23, with amino-acid sequence MIDDARSYCEHVIYYKSLFYAVNKKGSLAICDVNGIAPLVTLMSPVLPFSVSNADVLYLVASSAELLLVTRYLDLVHDPLVEFASYKTVGFNAFQLDVSSIPKWVEVKSLGDQMLFLGTNSSLCLLASEFSGCQGNSIYFTNDCSEANDDGIHGNHDSGVFNMGDRSIEALPYCTTGYDWSFLPPPVWLTPNPW